One window of the Fusobacterium sp. IOR10 genome contains the following:
- a CDS encoding ATP-dependent DNA helicase: MDKFNENQKKVIETIDSPLLVIAGPGSGKTRTLVERVSYLINKKKVQSENILLATFTEKASKELITRISAKISGKIDIGEMYIGTIHSICLRIIDENINYSYLKRNYRVLDDLEQKFFIYKKMKNFLNIDGSLEFFQFLEKRKSWDKAVELKKWIDRINEEGTSVVKEIGNERLEYLKNVNTLYKKMLFKENIVDFSNIQFECYRILIENSKVLESMREKINYIMIDEYQDTNLIQEKIFLLITGKKNNICVVGDDDQGIYRFRGATVRNILKFEKNFEIGKCKKIELNINYRSNEDIVNFCNNWNKCLYWGGWRYGKELVSGKEPKNKTLGVVKISVKTSEEDWKKKIYKFIKKLETSKKINDYNQIAFLFRSVRNKKVLRLMEYLENKNINVYSPRSNMFFFRDEIKFCIGILLCVFYQSKDFLKNTYYRECFDMTLKELENDLELRKYIKDLRNRTKSLDGNFGNFFKILYSFIGFKSFRKYLDFQEDHILKNRKTYNIGIFFKLINKFDRICQLDKIDKENIEKVVNYFFASHLVYLKNTGISEYEDIKEYAPSNSVSFLTFHQSKGLEFPIVIVGSLESGPDFIINEKQEKLEFQIMEEFEPQERVKEFDFWRVYYTAFSRAQNLLTLTCVEYPKIPVPHFAFKKVYGNLKDVVQDEFEISKLNLDETKENYIKEKLSFTNHINLYDNCPRLYKLVHEYKFPQVKTKELIFGELVHISLEELNKIKFENKSINIQEIKEKYMDFYKYLYKKYNIKLENFILEEGFTKVLDYYENYMENLDIIKDVEKKVMLTEKEYIIEGIVDLVVEKNGHLEIVDFKTGKNSGYKKEYEEQIQIYAYLLEKKYSKEILVGKIFYINEEREKKITYVNLDNEAILKTINKFKKIATEIVRKNYKTGYLDKDLCKYCDFRSYCKNYLNINNEDK, from the coding sequence TTGGATAAATTTAATGAAAATCAGAAAAAAGTAATAGAAACAATTGATTCTCCCCTTTTAGTAATAGCAGGACCAGGATCTGGGAAAACAAGAACTCTTGTGGAAAGAGTTAGCTATTTAATTAATAAAAAGAAAGTTCAAAGTGAAAATATTCTTTTGGCAACTTTTACAGAAAAAGCATCTAAAGAATTAATCACAAGAATTTCAGCAAAAATATCTGGAAAAATAGATATTGGAGAAATGTATATTGGAACTATTCATTCTATTTGTTTGAGAATTATAGATGAAAATATTAATTATTCCTATTTAAAAAGAAATTATAGAGTGCTCGATGATTTGGAACAGAAATTTTTTATTTATAAAAAAATGAAGAATTTTTTAAACATAGATGGAAGTTTAGAATTTTTTCAATTTCTAGAAAAAAGAAAATCATGGGATAAGGCTGTTGAGCTCAAAAAATGGATAGACAGAATAAATGAAGAAGGGACAAGTGTAGTTAAAGAGATTGGAAATGAAAGATTAGAATATCTAAAAAATGTAAATACTCTATATAAAAAAATGTTGTTTAAAGAAAATATAGTAGATTTTTCAAATATTCAATTTGAGTGTTATAGGATATTAATTGAAAATTCAAAAGTATTAGAGAGTATGAGAGAAAAAATAAATTATATAATGATTGATGAATATCAAGATACTAATTTAATTCAAGAAAAAATATTTTTACTTATTACAGGGAAAAAAAATAATATTTGTGTTGTTGGAGATGACGATCAAGGAATATATAGATTTAGAGGGGCAACTGTAAGAAATATCTTAAAGTTTGAAAAAAATTTTGAGATTGGAAAATGTAAAAAAATAGAATTAAATATAAATTATAGGTCCAATGAAGATATTGTCAATTTTTGTAATAACTGGAACAAATGTCTATATTGGGGTGGATGGAGATATGGAAAAGAACTTGTTTCAGGAAAAGAACCTAAAAATAAAACACTAGGTGTTGTGAAAATTTCAGTAAAAACTTCTGAAGAAGACTGGAAGAAAAAAATATATAAGTTTATTAAAAAATTAGAAACATCAAAAAAAATAAATGACTATAATCAAATAGCATTTTTGTTTAGATCAGTTAGAAATAAAAAAGTATTAAGATTAATGGAGTATTTAGAAAATAAAAATATTAATGTTTATTCGCCTAGGTCCAATATGTTTTTCTTTAGAGATGAAATAAAATTTTGTATTGGAATTTTATTATGTGTATTTTATCAAAGTAAAGATTTTTTGAAAAACACTTATTATAGGGAATGCTTTGATATGACATTGAAGGAATTAGAAAATGACTTGGAGCTTAGAAAATATATTAAGGATTTGAGAAATAGAACAAAGTCATTGGATGGAAATTTTGGAAATTTTTTTAAGATTCTATATTCTTTTATTGGATTTAAAAGTTTTAGAAAATATTTGGACTTTCAAGAGGATCATATATTAAAAAATAGGAAAACTTATAATATAGGAATATTTTTTAAATTAATAAATAAATTTGATAGAATTTGCCAGTTGGATAAAATAGATAAAGAAAATATAGAAAAGGTTGTTAATTATTTTTTTGCAAGTCATTTGGTATATTTAAAAAACACAGGAATTTCAGAATATGAGGATATAAAAGAGTATGCTCCTAGTAATTCAGTTTCTTTTTTAACATTTCATCAGTCTAAAGGACTTGAATTTCCAATTGTTATAGTTGGATCTTTAGAATCAGGTCCAGATTTTATTATTAATGAAAAACAAGAAAAATTAGAATTTCAAATAATGGAGGAATTTGAGCCTCAAGAGAGAGTAAAAGAATTTGATTTTTGGAGGGTTTATTATACAGCTTTTTCAAGGGCACAAAATTTATTGACTCTAACTTGTGTTGAATATCCTAAAATTCCAGTTCCACATTTTGCATTTAAAAAAGTATATGGGAATTTAAAAGATGTAGTTCAAGATGAGTTTGAAATATCTAAACTAAATTTGGACGAAACTAAAGAAAATTATATAAAAGAAAAACTATCCTTTACTAATCACATAAATTTATATGACAACTGCCCAAGACTATATAAACTAGTACACGAATATAAATTTCCACAAGTAAAAACTAAGGAATTAATTTTTGGTGAGCTTGTTCATATTTCTTTGGAAGAATTAAATAAAATAAAATTTGAAAATAAAAGTATAAATATTCAAGAAATAAAAGAGAAATATATGGATTTTTATAAATATTTGTATAAAAAATATAATATTAAACTGGAAAATTTCATTTTAGAAGAGGGATTTACAAAGGTTTTAGATTATTATGAAAATTATATGGAGAATTTAGATATCATAAAAGATGTGGAAAAAAAAGTAATGTTAACTGAAAAAGAATATATTATAGAAGGTATAGTTGATTTAGTAGTTGAAAAGAATGGACATTTGGAAATAGTAGATTTTAAAACAGGGAAAAATAGTGGTTACAAAAAAGAGTATGAGGAACAAATTCAGATTTATGCTTATTTACTAGAAAAAAAATATTCAAAGGAAATTTTAGTTGGAAAAATATTTTATATTAACGAAGAAAGAGAAAAGAAAATAACCTATGTAAATTTAGACAATGAAGCTATATTAAAAACAATCAATAAGTTTAAAAAAATAGCAACTGAAATTGTAAGAAAGAATTATAAAACAGGATATTTAGATAAGGATTTGTGTAAGTACTGTGATTTTAGAAGCTATTGCAAAAATTATTTGAATATAAATAATGAAGATAAATAA
- the pgeF gene encoding peptidoglycan editing factor PgeF yields the protein MFIKNKKMFKIKEFENHNVSAMFTRKSFTEKNNLEELLSEDKILIKAYQKHTDIVIDISKEENKTYFDGVDGFITKRNDLVLITKYADCLPIFLYDKKEKVIGLVHSGWKGSLEEIGIKALNLMKKNYNSNVKNIIIGLGIGISCENYEVGEEFYEQFKNKFSNEIIENSFKMYKGERHFDNYKFNKFNFMKNGILEENIIISDECTFTGDFCSFRRDKNKDRNYAVIYFEKKKS from the coding sequence ATGTTTATAAAAAATAAAAAAATGTTTAAGATAAAAGAATTTGAAAATCATAATGTTTCAGCTATGTTTACAAGAAAAAGTTTCACTGAGAAAAATAATTTAGAAGAATTATTATCAGAAGATAAAATTTTAATAAAAGCTTATCAAAAACATACAGATATTGTCATTGATATATCAAAGGAAGAAAATAAAACTTATTTTGATGGTGTAGATGGATTTATAACAAAGAGAAATGATTTGGTTTTAATTACAAAATATGCTGATTGTTTGCCAATATTTCTTTATGATAAAAAAGAAAAAGTTATAGGTTTAGTTCATTCTGGCTGGAAAGGAAGCCTTGAAGAAATAGGAATAAAAGCTTTAAATCTTATGAAAAAAAATTATAATTCTAATGTGAAGAATATTATAATAGGCCTTGGAATTGGAATTTCTTGTGAAAATTATGAAGTTGGAGAGGAATTTTATGAACAGTTTAAAAACAAATTTTCAAATGAAATTATAGAAAATTCTTTTAAGATGTATAAAGGGGAAAGACATTTTGATAACTATAAGTTTAATAAATTTAATTTTATGAAAAATGGAATTTTAGAAGAGAATATAATAATTTCAGATGAATGTACTTTCACAGGGGATTTTTGTTCCTTTAGAAGGGACAAGAACAAAGATAGAAATTATGCAGTTATTTATTTTGAGAAAAAAAAGTCCTAG
- a CDS encoding AEC family transporter, translating to MNNILMALNVVFPTFIMMSVGVIIKKVKMVDEPSLTVMNRIVFRVFMSLLLFLNIYNIDINEIFNPNNLKLMLLTTSSIFFMFALAYLIYNRMTKDKNKLGVLIQATYRSNLILFGIPLILSVYDESKLGIVLLIITPVVPLLNIMGVIILETYQAKERSYKKLFISVLKNPLIVAFILGLICLTLKVRIPKIVLNTMITMSKVATPLAFVVLGATLKFDNMLNNIKFIAVTNFMKLIIFPIITLSIALYLGFRNEYIVALLGVTASPTSVTSFNTVKEIGGDSKLAAEVVASSSVVSIFTLFLWVYFLRTFNFI from the coding sequence ATGAATAATATTTTAATGGCTTTAAACGTTGTTTTCCCAACATTTATAATGATGTCTGTTGGTGTGATTATAAAAAAAGTTAAAATGGTTGATGAACCTTCTTTAACTGTTATGAATAGAATTGTATTTAGAGTTTTTATGTCTTTACTACTATTTTTAAATATTTATAACATTGATATTAATGAAATTTTCAATCCTAATAATTTAAAATTGATGCTATTAACTACATCTAGTATATTTTTTATGTTTGCATTGGCATATTTAATTTATAATCGTATGACAAAGGACAAAAATAAGCTTGGAGTTTTAATACAAGCAACATATAGAAGTAATCTAATATTATTTGGAATACCTTTAATTTTATCAGTATATGATGAGTCTAAACTAGGTATAGTTTTGCTTATTATAACTCCAGTTGTACCACTTCTTAATATTATGGGAGTTATAATTCTTGAAACTTATCAAGCTAAAGAAAGAAGTTATAAAAAATTATTTATTTCTGTTTTAAAAAATCCTCTTATAGTTGCTTTTATACTTGGATTAATTTGTCTAACTCTTAAAGTAAGAATTCCTAAAATAGTTTTAAATACTATGATTACAATGTCTAAGGTTGCAACTCCTCTTGCTTTTGTAGTTTTAGGAGCCACTTTGAAATTTGATAATATGCTAAATAATATCAAATTCATAGCTGTTACAAATTTCATGAAACTTATTATTTTTCCAATTATTACTTTATCAATTGCTTTGTATTTGGGATTCCGTAATGAATATATTGTAGCTCTTCTAGGGGTAACTGCTTCTCCCACATCTGTTACATCTTTTAACACTGTAAAAGAAATAGGAGGAGATAGTAAATTAGCTGCTGAAGTTGTTGCTTCGTCATCTGTTGTCTCTATTTTTACATTATTTTTATGGGTTTATTTTTTAAGAACTTTTAATTTCATATAA